A window of the Nitrospiraceae bacterium genome harbors these coding sequences:
- a CDS encoding amino acid permease, whose translation MLVKRWLVGNPLKTAQAVHERLSKRLALAVFSSDALSSVAYATEEILLVLIPVSLAFAHFSIPISMMIVLLLAILTLSYSQIIFEYPEGGGAYIVSKSNLGEWPGLTAAASLMIDYVLTVAVSVAAGIAAITSAIPALFPHRTALGVFAILIVLLVNLRGVRESGKVFAVPTYLFIGSLLLMLGVGAYQFLSGRVNPVTPQNVDAQAGVETVSLFLLLRAFSSGCTALTGVEVISNGVTAFRPPESKNAALTMAG comes from the coding sequence ATGCTCGTCAAGCGTTGGCTCGTCGGGAACCCTCTCAAAACTGCTCAGGCGGTGCACGAACGGCTCTCAAAACGCCTGGCTCTCGCCGTATTTTCTTCCGACGCCCTGTCCTCGGTCGCCTACGCCACGGAGGAGATTCTCCTGGTGTTGATTCCAGTGAGCTTGGCCTTCGCTCATTTTTCGATCCCTATCAGTATGATGATCGTCCTCCTGCTCGCGATTTTGACACTGTCCTACTCCCAAATCATTTTCGAATACCCAGAAGGCGGCGGCGCCTATATCGTCTCGAAATCGAACCTCGGCGAATGGCCCGGGCTGACCGCCGCTGCGTCGCTGATGATCGATTATGTCCTGACCGTCGCCGTCAGCGTCGCCGCCGGCATTGCGGCCATCACCTCGGCCATTCCTGCGCTGTTTCCCCATCGGACTGCGCTCGGAGTCTTTGCCATTTTGATCGTGTTGCTCGTCAACTTGCGGGGAGTTCGTGAGTCGGGAAAGGTGTTTGCTGTACCAACTTATTTATTTATCGGCTCGCTCCTATTGATGTTAGGAGTTGGAGCCTATCAATTCCTGTCCGGCCGGGTGAATCCGGTCACTCCACAGAATGTCGATGCGCAGGCTGGAGTTGAAACCGTCTCGTTGTTTCTGCTGCTGAGGGCGTTCTCCTCCGGTTGTACGGCGCTCACTGGGGTAGAGGTCATCTCGAACGGAGTCACGGCCTTCCGTCCACCGGAATCGAAGAACGCCGCTCTCACGATGGCCGGC